One Gossypium hirsutum isolate 1008001.06 chromosome A11, Gossypium_hirsutum_v2.1, whole genome shotgun sequence genomic window carries:
- the LOC121210049 gene encoding uncharacterized mitochondrial protein AtMg00810-like, which produces LNGKLEEEIYMDPPPGFEENFGTRVCKLKKSLYGLKQSPRAWFERFTQVVKKQGYLQGQADHTMFYRHSQKGRIAVIIVYVDDIILTGDDVDEIRRLKKHLALEFEIKDLGPLKYFLGIEVARSKKGLVVSQKKYVIDLLKEAGMSGCRPANTPIDPNVKFENKEGRLVDKGQYQRLVGKLIYLSHTRPNIAFAVSLVSQFMHSPMEEHEEVVFRILRYLKSSPGKGLFFKKSEQRGIEAYTDADWAGSITDRISTSGYCTFVWGNLVTWRSKKQTVVARSSAEAEFRSMAQGICEMVWLKRIKKCGFDGEDYFEWMYEWIQVLIEEALFWNFAINMVSAMDFPNPHLLK; this is translated from the exons ctaaatggaaaacttgaagaagaaatttacatggatcctcctccaggttttgaagaaaattttggaactcgagtatgtaaactcaagaaatctttataCGGTCTGAAGCAGTCTCCTCGAGCTTGGTTTGAACGAttcactcaagttgttaaaaaacaaggttacttacaagggcaagctgatcacacaatgttctatcgacattcacaaaaaggtagaatagctgttattatagtttatgtcgatgatatcattcttacaggagatgatgtggatgaaataagaCGTCTCAAGAAGCATCTAGCattggagtttgagatcaaagacttgggtcctttgaaatactttcttggaatagaagttgctcgatcaaagaagggtcttgtggtctctcagaaaaaatatgtgattgatcttttaaaagaggcTGGGATGAGTGGTTGCCGCCCAGCTAAcacaccaattgatccaaatgtaaaatttgaaaataaagaaggtcgattagttgataaagggcagtaccaaagattagttggtaagttaatttacttatcacatacaaggcCAAACATAGCTTTTGCAGTaagcttagtgagtcaatttatgcactccccaatggaggaacatgaagaagTAGTGTTTCGAATTCTaagatacttgaagagttcaccgggaaagggcttattcttcaagaaatccgaacaaagaggaattgaagcttatacagATGCAGATTGGGCAGGCTCAATAACAGACAGAATATCTACATCAGGATACTGTACATTTGTTTGgggaaaccttgtgacttggcgaagcaaaaaacaaactgttgtagcaagaagtagtgcagaggctgagtttagatcaatggctcaaggaatttgtgaaatggtttggttaaaaagaatta AGAAATGTGGATTTGATGGAGAAGATTATTTTGAGTGGATGTATGAGTGGATTCAAGTGTTGATTGAAGAAGCTTTATTTTGGAACTTTGCTATTAATATGGTAAGTGCTATGGATTTTCCTAATCCTCACTTATTGAAATAG